One genomic segment of Mytilus trossulus isolate FHL-02 chromosome 4, PNRI_Mtr1.1.1.hap1, whole genome shotgun sequence includes these proteins:
- the LOC134715785 gene encoding forkhead box protein A4-like: MCNTNPTAMVLPYGLKVATQTPYLHFGVSPMALDMQRAQQLYDYSTRLQYGLSRYPNALGLSPYHPSPAEAYMQHYFKDPRARFIHEEPKPNHSYIGLIAMAILSNRDKKLVLSDIYQWILDNYPYFRARGPGWRNSIRHNLSLNDCFIKSGRSANGKGHYWAIHPANVDDFQKGDFRRRRAQRRVRKHMGLSVPDDEDSPSPSPTSTSHTWDDNSTENLGTDEKVSEEEEDIKVEIIDESENQITQNQIPRQQPTTRKRLFDVESLLAPDDIVIKRPTVFDIRNLKYHSSIDSSSSSRHNSQSDSNSELSDNSEKENIANSSCEDNDCTDDKVLHTENSVQIYSNIETKDPVVIASRPSAFQNAHARAWNSLMPYLATYPYIRRQQGLGNPSTCPTSSTFEGLTTGNMFKSASD, from the coding sequence ATGTGTAACACGAACCCAACAGCCATGGTCTTGCCGTATGGACTTAAAGTAGCAACACAGACTCCATACCTACATTTTGGAGTTTCTCCAATGGCACTAGATATGCAGCGAGCACAACAGCTGTATGATTACAGCACCCGTTTGCAGTATGGACTAAGCAGATATCCAAATGCTTTAGGATTATCGCCATACCATCCAAGCCCAGCTGAAGCTTACATGCAGCACTATTTCAAAGATCCCAGGGCACGATTCATACACGAGGAACCAAAGCCAAATCATAGTTATATTGGGTTAATCGCAATGGCAATTCTAAGTAACAGGGATAAAAAGTTAGTTCTGAGTGACATTTATCAGTGGATTTTAGATAATTATCCCTATTTTAGAGCAAGAGGACCAGGATGGAGAAATAGCATTCGTCACAATTTGTCTCTGAACGACTGCTTTATCAAATCCGGAAGAAGTGCAAATGGAAAAGGACATTATTGGGCTATACATCCTGCTAATGTTGATGACTTTCAAAAAGGAGATTTTAGAAGGAGACGCGCACAAAGACGAGTACGTAAACATATGGGACTATCAGTTCCGGACGACGAGGATAGTCCTAGCCCGTCACCTACTTCAACTTCTCACACCTGGGATGATAACTCTACTGAAAATCTTGGGACCGACGAAAAAGTAAGTGAAGAAGAGGAAGACatcaaagttgaaataataGACGAATCAGAGAACCAAATTACTCAAAATCAAATTCCAAGACAGCAACCTACAACACGTAAGCGTCTTTTTGATGTAGAGAGCTTACTAGCTCCTGATGACATTGTTATCAAACGACCAACTGTTTTCgatattagaaatttaaaatatcattctTCAATTGATAGTTCTAGTTCATCCCGTCATAATTCACAGAGTGACAGTAACAGTGAACTTTCTGACAATTCAGAGAAAGAAAACATTGCAAACAGTAGTTGTGAAGATAACGATTGCACGGACGATAAAGTTTTACATACAGAAAATTCAGTGCAAATCTATTCCAACATAGAAACAAAGGACCCAGTTGTGATCGCAAGTAGGCCTAGCGCATTTCAAAATGCACACGCACGAGCTTGGAACTCTCTAATGCCATACTTGGCAACCTATCCATATATTCGTAGACAGCAAGGATTAGGAAATCCAAGCACCTGTCCTACTTCTTCAACATTCGAAGGACTTACAACTGGGAACATGTTCAAGTCTGCGTCTGactga